GCTGGGCGCTGTCGGAGAGCTTGATCTTGTAGATCCAGGCCGCGCCTTCGGGGTCTTCGTTCAGGGCGCTGGGGTTGTCGGCCAGATCTTCGTTCACGGCGGTGATTTCACCATCCAGAGGCGCGTAGATTTCCGACGCCGCTTTCACTGATTCAATGACGCCGATCTCGCCGCCTTTTTCGAATTCTTCACCGCTGTCCTGCTGCTCGACAAAGACAACTTCGCCCAGCTGGTCAGCTGCGTGTTTGGTGATGCCGAGCGTGGCGGTGTCGCCCTCGACGGTGATCCATTCGTGATCTTCGGAATAATAGGTGGTCATCTCGGGTACTCCTGGAGCTTAGCGTTTGTAATTCTGGGTGACGAAGGGCAGGGCGACGATTTCTGCGTCATGGGCCTTGCCACGAATGATCAGTTTGACCTGTTCGCCGACCTTGCCGTGCGGGGCCGCGACATAGCCCATGGCGACCGGGCCGCCGACGGTGGGGCCAAAACAGCCAGAGGTGATCTCACCAATGGTGTTGCCTTCGGCGCATTGGATCTCAACGTGCTGACGGGCAGGGGCGCGCCCGGAGGGTTTGATCCCGACCAGTTTCTTCGCCGCGCCTTCGGCCAGCTCTTTCTGGATGCGGTCAGCACCGGGGAAACCGCCCTCTTCCTTGCGGCGTTTCTGGATCGCCCAGGCCAGCGACGCCTCAATCGGAGAGGTCGACTGGTCAATATCGTTGCCATAGAGGCAGAGGCCCGCTTCCAGACGCAGGGAGTCCCGCGCGCCCAGACCGGCCGGCTCACAATCCTCATGGGCCAGGAACAGTTTGGTGATGCGTTCGGCGTCTGCATCGGGGATGGAAATCTCATAGCCATCTTCGCCAGTGTAGCCGAGGCGCGACAGCCGACATTCCACACCGTCGATATCAGCGACGATGGTTTCCATGAACTTCATCTCACGGGCAGCAGGGCACAGATCGCCCACTACATTTTCGGCGGCGGGGCCCTGAACGGCCACCAGCGCGCGGTCGAAGATCTCGGTCACTTCGACGCCGTCGAGATGCGCCTTCATGTGGGGGATGTCCTGATGACGCAGGGCCGCGTTCACCACCACGAAATAATGGTCGCCGGCGTTGGAGACGATGAGGTCATCCATGATGCCGCCGTCTTCATTGGTGAAGAAACCATAGCGCGCCTTGCCTTCCTTGAGGGTGGCATAGGCCTGCGGGCAGATCGCTTCCAGTTTCTCGCCGACGTTGTCGCCGCGCAGGATCACCTGACCCATGTGGCTGACATCGAACAGCGCAGCTTTCTCGCGGCACTGCTTGTGCTCTCCCATGATGCCCATGGGGTATTGGACCGGCATTTCCCAGCCGGCAAAGTCGACCATCTTGCCGCCGAGGGCGACATGCAGGTCATAGAGCGGAGTACGTTTCGGCGCGTCGGTCATAGCGTCTTGCCCTTGAATTGGAATGTGAAAGGAACCGGGGCGCGACGCCTGCCGCGCCCCGATGTAGGTTGATTTTGGTTATTCTGCCGCGCCTTTGCTCGGCTCTTCGGTCTGCCCGTTGGAGGCAAAGAACTCTTTGGTCACCTTGAAGACAACCGGGCTCAGCAGGGCGAGAGCGATCAGGTTCGGGATCGCCATCATGGCGTTCAGCGTGTCTGCAAGCAGCCAGATGAAGCCCAGATCAGCAGTCGCCCCGAAGTAGATCGCGACGATCCACAGCACACGGTAGCCGATCAGCACCTTGGCACCCAAGAGGTAGCCGACGCATTTCTCGCCATAGTAGGACCAGCCCAGAATGGTGGTAAAGGCAAAGATCGACAGCGCGATGGCAATCACATAGCCGCCAAAGCCGGGCAGGGAGGTTTCAAACGCCAGCGAGGTCAGCGCGGCACCACTTTCGCCCGACGTCCAGGCGCCGGAGGCGATGATCGCCAGACCGGTGATGGAGCAGACGATGATGGTGTCGATGAACGTGCCCAGCATCGCGATCAGACCCTGGTTTACCGGACCTTTGGTCTCAGCTGCGGCATGCGCAATCGGAGCGGAGCCCAGACCGGCTTCGTTCGAGAACACGCCACGCGCCACACCAAAGCGGATCGCGGCCCAGACAGCGGCACCGGCAAAGCCACCTTCAGCAGCGGAGGGGGTGAAGGCATAGGTGAAAACCAGACCCAATGCGTTGCCCAGTTGGTCGGCGTTGATGATCAGCACCAACAGACCGATGGTGATGTAGCTGACTGCCATGAACGGCACCAGCTTACCAGCCACAGCCCCAATGCGGGTGATGCCGCCAAGGATCACGGCACCGGTCAGCGCCATCAGCACGATACCGGTGATGGACGGGTTGAAGCCAAAGTTGGTTTCCAGCACCTGCGCCACACCGTTGGCCTGCACGCCGTTGCCGATCCCAAAGGCCGCAATTGCGCC
This window of the Phaeobacter piscinae genome carries:
- a CDS encoding alanine/glycine:cation symporter family protein — protein: MEVLNSIVGYINEIVWGPLMLVLILGVGLFLQVGLKLMPILRIGTGFALLFKGREAGDGEGQITPFNALMTALSATIGTGNIAGVATAVFLGGPGALFWMWMTALVGMATKYSEAVLAVKYREQDDQGNYVGGPMYYIKNGLGQKWAWLGFAFALFGAIAAFGIGNGVQANGVAQVLETNFGFNPSITGIVLMALTGAVILGGITRIGAVAGKLVPFMAVSYITIGLLVLIINADQLGNALGLVFTYAFTPSAAEGGFAGAAVWAAIRFGVARGVFSNEAGLGSAPIAHAAAETKGPVNQGLIAMLGTFIDTIIVCSITGLAIIASGAWTSGESGAALTSLAFETSLPGFGGYVIAIALSIFAFTTILGWSYYGEKCVGYLLGAKVLIGYRVLWIVAIYFGATADLGFIWLLADTLNAMMAIPNLIALALLSPVVFKVTKEFFASNGQTEEPSKGAAE
- the gcvH gene encoding glycine cleavage system protein GcvH; the protein is MTTYYSEDHEWITVEGDTATLGITKHAADQLGEVVFVEQQDSGEEFEKGGEIGVIESVKAASEIYAPLDGEITAVNEDLADNPSALNEDPEGAAWIYKIKLSDSAQLEDLMDLDGYKALIG
- the gcvT gene encoding glycine cleavage system aminomethyltransferase GcvT gives rise to the protein MTDAPKRTPLYDLHVALGGKMVDFAGWEMPVQYPMGIMGEHKQCREKAALFDVSHMGQVILRGDNVGEKLEAICPQAYATLKEGKARYGFFTNEDGGIMDDLIVSNAGDHYFVVVNAALRHQDIPHMKAHLDGVEVTEIFDRALVAVQGPAAENVVGDLCPAAREMKFMETIVADIDGVECRLSRLGYTGEDGYEISIPDADAERITKLFLAHEDCEPAGLGARDSLRLEAGLCLYGNDIDQSTSPIEASLAWAIQKRRKEEGGFPGADRIQKELAEGAAKKLVGIKPSGRAPARQHVEIQCAEGNTIGEITSGCFGPTVGGPVAMGYVAAPHGKVGEQVKLIIRGKAHDAEIVALPFVTQNYKR